The following DNA comes from Papaver somniferum cultivar HN1 chromosome 4, ASM357369v1, whole genome shotgun sequence.
GAGAAATATATTCTGATAGTTTTTACACAGAAAAGTTATATATAACAACATATGTACCATAAgttaaaaattaaaaagagaaaaagaaattacCAGAACGATTGCTTTAATATGGTCATCAGTGAGATGAATTGTACTCGTTTGATCCTTCTTTATTGTAAGCAAAACGTCTATGATATCTTCTTCCTGTTTCACTCGCTTCGGGTTTTCATGTTCGCCTATGATTTGTTGAAAAAAATCATCCAATTCATGGAAGCATTTTTCAGTTTTAGCATGGATGCCAGTGATCCTATCAATAATCCAGCCTACCTTAGGAAAGTAGTCGGATGCATGATAACCGTTCAACATGCCGACTTCATAAAGAATTTTTGTAAGTCTTCCATTATCAAATATATTTCTACTTTCACTGGCTGTGCAACCAAAAGCAACTCTACAGATTGTTTTAAGTGTAAAACTTGATGACTTTTCAAAGACATTCACGGGAGAAGTATTTGAAGAAGATGATATAGAATCCATCAAAACATCAATTTCTTCCGCCCTGACTGCCTTAAAAGATTGCACTTTTTTCATGCTAAAAAGTTCAAGTATGCATATCTTGCGAATCTCTCTCCAGTACTCTCCACGATGTGTAAAAGTCATATCTAAGTAATCATACGTAACCCGTTTCCGTCCAGCGAATTGAATTCTATTACAAAAATGAAGatcatgtgttttcatgacttgttCGGCAGCTTTGGCGGACGAGATTACAACTGTTGGTACACTACCAATCTGTAGAAGCATGACTGGTCCATATATTTTAGATAGATGTGGTAGTGTTTGATAATTCGGTTTCCCGATTTGATGTAAATTACCAACGATCGGAAGCTTTGGAGGACCAGGTGGAAAGttgggtttgtattgattaccaTTGTTTCTGGTTCTTAATGTACTGAGAAGATATAGAGGAAGGAGGAGTATAAAAGGAAGAAGTAGAAGGAAATTGGTAGAAAGAACTTCCATGCTTATACGAAATGAGACAGTTATCTCTTTTGTTGTGAATAGTGGTGTGTTGTAATGCTTTCTTATAAGGTAGCAAATATGGGTTGTGATGATCAGTGGACAATGACATTCGaaaataaaagtcatatcaactTGAAAATCTATCCGTTGCGATATTTCCTTAGCCCACTtgttaaacaacaaacaattattcCCAAGAGTTGTATTATCGTACGCAACTGAACTACATGACAATAATGATGACCTCATGCGTTTAGCGTCAGAATGTGATATTATACTGATGCACAAGGCGCCAGCCTTCGTGACCATGATCTTCCTGTCCCTCTAGGTTTGGACTTATCCTCCGAGaacttttctaattttatatttttacgaatgataacttcttcgtccatcTATCTAGTCCCGAGTCTTGTTCTCTAACAAGATAACACTCATGCTTCATCACCCCCACTCCTACCGTAAGTCATTCAACAATTGCGAATGGTTGTTAATATCATGGACGGGCAAGAGGGCGGTTAATATGGCGATTGTGAAGACTAGTCCACTTATTACTGCAGCCACAACTTAGTGTTCAAAATCATGGTTCTTGGATAAGTTTTATGACTGTATCTATCTTTAGTCAATTTCTCATCATCAATGCGAGATGCATAGTCTTTGTTTTTGTATGCCAATGTCTTTAACCTCGTACTTTCTTTGTATCTTCCACAGCCCTGCTTAATCCATTGTTGAATATTCGACAACTTCAATATTCCTAGGAGGCAAACAATAAAATTTCCTGAATTTTGGAATATGAAACCCCCACATACTTTGTCTTCACGTTAAACAGCCAATAACGCGTACATAATCCTGTCCAAGTTGTTTTCTAGATTAGCACCAGTATATATCAATGTCATGATCTTCACCGGAAATACCAAAAATGACATGCATTTCTTTGTTTGAGATATGGCCGCGCCTAATCTCCCACCCCTTTAATGAGCGCAACCAAAAATGAAAGCTCACCCAATTTTGAAATACAACCGTTAGATCTTACAGGACACAAATTCAGCCGTCAGATTTGTTCAGATTCCTTAACTGTTTTCCACGTGAACATTAGTCTGGAACTGGAGGATTTTCATGCTTGAATCTCAACGGTGAGATTTCATTTTGGCGGAAGGATGTTAGGGTAAATACGGTGTAATACATGGGCATATATTCACAGGTTTAATTCATTTTTGTATTTACAAAAATGCCATTTTCGTAAAACATAACGATGAATTAAAACCGTCGTATCTTTTGATTTATATGTCGtatttttgtacatcttttatgaCCGGGAAGTTCTTTAAATTCTCTATGCAAAAAGTATAAACACGagcataaaattttaatttttcatttgtttttattttcaaaggTAATATAAAAGAACGTATATCTTATGTTCATGTAtcatatattttgattttttttcaaagaaCATATTAGAAGACATGACGTGCAAAGCATGTGCACTCGACTTGTAATTAATAATGAGGCAATGTTGTGACCGATCTATGATTCATGAAACTCAACGGCAAGCCTTCATCCGTGAGAAAATCTTACAATATTTACGTAGGTAAAATGAATAATTTGGTCATATATGTAATATATATATTCAACGCTTTCATTGCATGCACCTAATTGAACGCTTAAAATTAGAATCATACATATGACTCACAAGAAGAATTATGTGGGCATAATTTAGTCGTCGTCAGGGTCATGGTTGTCATTGTTTTCGATATTCTTGACAGCAATAATGCAGGTAAGTCCTTTTTCATCCAACCCCCACTTGCGGATGATATGTGGGTTTCAAATCCTCGTCAGCCAGTCcacttcatttttttaattttttgatgggAAGAGAAGTATAATAGATTAAGGTAGAATGTACAAACAAATTACCAAAAGTagcaaaagaaaagagaaaacaaaGAACAAACTAAAAGAATACAGTTTCCCAGTTCAGAAcaacatgagaaaaatgtgaatgaatttgttttctcatttcatttttttaataCTCAAGACATTTCTATGGATTTACTAGATATTTTTTCCTCTATCTCCTCTCTCTCTCGCTCCTTCTTTTTCAAtaacaaaatcatcaaaaataatcCTTTTCTGCTCAGATTTAGTCCATTTTGGAGCAGATTTTTTCACTATTTCTTGTttttctaggttagttagtaattatagcttaatttttattatgttttcttcttatctatatcattatggtggttttatctactcttttgaggtttatcttcgctttagtGGCGATTCTTACttattgggttgggttttaagatAGATAGTGATGCTCTACAACGCCGAAATCTTTATCTTCATCGGTGATTTTTTTAACAACGGAAGCTTCATTACTAGTTTCAAGAGATTTGAGAaaatcactcctattttgggagcatatctttctaaagaagaaaaacaaactaaatggttgaatTCTagttccgagaaaaaccattttTCCTCCAATTTAATCGGaacttattcatacttgtatttgtcttactccgataatctttccctttttcttgtaggatttctcggtattgtatttgtacggtatgttcttgttactttgtattctcttattttcgatcttaaactcattgtaaccttgaattttctttaatgaaaaggttcctttTGTTAATATGTACAATGGTTATGGATTCCTTTTGTTAATATATATCCACATAATTCTGATTCAAATCCATAGGGTATAAACTACAATATAGTCttgcaccatgtttgtttactcctgactcatctatGTCATCTGGatttgagtcgtctggatctgactgaTTTCACCTTACTTGAATCGGATTTGACTTAATATGTTTCATTTGAGTCAGCTGACTTAAAAATATGTGTGTCAGTGGTTTGGTCCATGAGTTATGGGTATTTTTTTACTTGACTCAAACGGGTCCGAGTCAGGGATTAGGTCAGAGTCAGaggttgagtcagatctgactcaaaaagaaaaacaaacggtctgaaaTCAGAATTGCgacgagtcaggggttgactcagattcagatcgCGAGTCAGATGCAAGCAAACACGGTGTTTCATAGGAAAAATTTATCAGAGTCATTTTTGCCATGTTGGCCTAGTTAACTGTTTGTTGGGTAATTttctaaaatatatatttttgtttagtTTTAGAAATTACTGTTTGGTCCTAGGTTGGACAATACCTATACGGGATAACGTCATCGATGATGTATTATCTTTtgatagtggcagaaataccctttttttTGTCGGTAACGATAGTTTTatatataatataataataaagAAATGTTACAGATTATATTGATAAAATCCCACATAGAAACGCAATTACAAACATTCATAATATGTGAAAGGAACACCTATGAAGATGATGGCCCAATAAAAAAACCTACATAAACCCTAGCCCTAACATGGGGCTAAATATTTAGGAAATCCTTCAAGTCAACTGAACCTTAATTCTGTCGCCTTTCTGACTAGACCACTGCCAGTGAAAAATCCATTCCGGTAAGCACATCATCTTCCCCAACCAACCACCATCACAAGATCACCGCCACTTTTTTCTTCAATAAACAAGTACCTTAACATGAAGAAATCAGTGATCATGTTGATCGAAATAGAAGATGAACCAATAGATGGATTAGCAAAAACAACATCCACATCACTTCAAAAATTGAAAACCCATATCCAAAACCATGAAGACCTTTTTTTTGTATAAAAACAGAAACCTAGTAGAAATCGCCGAAAAAGGCTTGAGAATGGGAACTAGTTTATACAGATCCGTTAATAACCACCACACCTTAACCATAACCACTTCAATTAAAAATCGGTGTGAAGAACCCGTCTCTGTGCACCAAATCAAAACTAGAAACCCCCAAGAAAAATCAGTCGATATTACCCATTAATGGTGAAGATAAGATGCAGAACTGAAAAAGTGAGAAACGCAAATCAAATGAACCAGAATTAAAGAATAAAACGAGAAGCCAAAGGAACAccctaaagaagaagaaaatgactaATCTATATACACTAGCCTCCCCAGATCTGGTCTTAAGACCAAATCTGAGCAGGGAAAGCTTAGATCGGAAGGGTTTAGTTTAGGGGGAAAGAGTACTAGAGAGAGGAGGAAAGGTGTTTACTCTATAATGGAAAAAATACTCTTTCGATACCATATACCAGTATATATACTCAATTACTAGAGGAGAATGGaatcattttcagatttattttctctctcctctatTTCCAGATCTACTTTATCTATATTTTCAGATAATACCATATATCTTAGGTCTTCTTCAGGTCTTTGCTCTTCTTCGTGAAAAATTCAGTACAAAGGTAATACATGCAAATGCAGAGTCAAATGTTCATGAACAAATTAGAAAAGAGACTAAAATACATGTGCTCGAGCAAGGTTGTACATACTACGGAGGAAAAAAGCTTGAGATGGATAAAACACTAGAATATTATTCGATACAGAAAGATTCACAGCTTCACTTAGTTGCAAGGTTGAGGACACCAATAATAGATTGTCTTTGTAGAGGTGAATGTTAGTGTACGTGCAAAtaaaattgttgttgatgatatCCAGTTATTCATTAATATGTCTTCGAAATTGATTGATTGTGCGAGTACTTTCAGTCATAATCACATATTTATATCTGGAGGTGCTGCAGCAGCGCTGGTTACGCTGTTTATTTCACTGATTACAGGTAACAAAGAGTACGTATGCCGAAGAGGCAATGCAACTTTTATTACACCCTTATGCACTTCCAAAATTGAGTACTGCAGATCAACGTCTAATTCAGTTACCCCATCTAGCTTCCACCAACTCCATCAAGAAACATATCATTGTTTGATCATTCCCTCTTCTTGTATCTTCATCCCATCCCAAAAATTAAACTATAataactgtagttgcaggaaatcctatagaCACACCCTTAATGAAATCTTAATAACAATTCATGATCATCTTAAAATTTGTACATTCATTCATAAAATCTTCAATATGATTACAAGACTTGAGAAGAACCCTAACTTGGAAaacaaacaatctttctctctcttcaATTCCAAGTCTAatctctcaaaaagatctctctctttacacggtcgctcggtcccttatatagggattttacatagtggatgacaactaacaaagcccctattttcggatctcgcGTGCGTTGTTGACGCACGCTTATATTGGCCCCTTTCGCACGTACTATACAATATTACACAATCATCACAATTTACTCGTGATTCTTCTGACGTCATCTGATGCGTCATCTTAAGTATACTGTAAGCAATAACTTTCTCTCGTTCATCGAACCATTACTTCGTCCACATAATAGACGTGCGGTATTTAAtatctacattttgcctcttctcatgtcgtttcTTTGGAAAGGAAGCGATATGAGAAACTCCAATTTAAAATGCCGCACTGATTCATATTTTCGTATTCTTTTTAGATGACATATTCCCTTAATTTAAGAGTGACAACTTACGCGTGCCTTTTCAGCTACTCTTGAACTGACACGTCCTTTATAACCGCTTTTTCTTATCCATTCATTCTCAATCATCGCATTAATGGGTGAATATCTCGGGAATCGAGAGTAAATATCTTATTTACTCTTCTTCATACTTCTTTTTACTCTTggtcttttctttattttctgcAACTATTTTCTTTTGCTGCTACTCCTTTGATTTCTTCTCGCACTTCCTTTGTTATTTCTCTCCCATCTTGATCTTGATCATATTTTCATTATTCCTCATTCCCATACTAAAAAATGCCTGAAGCTGGTTGGAGAACGAGTTTGGTGCACGGGGTTTCTCGTTATCTGCCCCTGCTGGATCAAAACCTTCATCTAAACTAGGACCTGAATGGTTTTCTCTTGAGGAATGGAGTGACCAAAAGATCATCATTTCGGTGGGGAAACTTCTTGCTGGTCTTCCTATCCCCCTTTATGATCCCAGAATTCCCTTGTTTTATGAGATCCTTTCACATGCGATTTTTTCGCGGGGCATATTTCAACTTAACGGTGATAGTATTAGAACATGTCTTGAATATGCTCGTCGCATAACAGGTTTAGAATCTCAGTACCAAGTGGAGAAGCGAAATCCTGATCATCGAGATGAGTAAATTAATCCTGCTGATTATaccctagaatttttttcaaGAAATACGAAGTTACCATCATGAAAAGTAGCGTCTCTAAATGGGGTGTTCGCTTgtcaagaaaagatgatttgctAAAGAGAAAAGAATCATGCGAGATGTCGATTGGCATGATACTACAAATAATACCGCTCATTGGTCGAACAACACGCGATGGTTAGATTATCCAATCATCTTGGCGGGCCCATACATAACTGGTAGGGATGAACATGGCTTAATTCTTCCCCTTCCTGAGGGACTTCCTGCTTATAATCCTTGGGTATTCAGATGTCTAGAAGAAGAGAAAGTGTTATGCTATCTTTAATTATCTTTATTtccctcttttttcttttatattctaCCACTCTTACCTATTTTCCTCATTTCAGATGGCTGATCAAGCAAAAAAAGGCCAAAAAATCGTCTCGAGCGACACCTTCGCACaataatgaagtaagaaataccttttgtttaattttaacaatattgttggctctgtttcttatctttcaTTATTCGcgtagggggagattgttagagaggTCTGTGGCTCTGGTGGAACTGTAAGTGTGAAAGGAAAAGGTGTAATTCCCAGTAAGAAGACTacttctaaatcctcttccagGAATCCTTCGAAAAAGAGGAaaacaccttcttcttcttcttcgagttCTCGATCCAACGAGGATGATGATGACAGTCTTCTTGGTGAAGATCCCTCCATTAAATCTACAATGGATCAAATATCTGGTATTTTTTCTAACTCCGTGACAGCAGTTGGAGATGATTCATTAGCTCACACATGTAAGACCCTTGCGAAGATAATCGATGCGCCTACCTTGGATGATGATTCTCTTCGTGGGGCTGACTCAACTCTGAGCCCAAGTTTTCAATATTCGCTTGCTTCTATGGTAATTTCTTATACTTTCGCGCTTTCCTTAAAGTTGCATCATGCGAAAGTTTCTCACATTTAATAACCTCGCAGGTGTCCCGCTCATCATATGTTGTCTCTTCATACTATGAAAGGAGACTTCACAGACTTGCAGCTAAAAATAATGAACTCAAGTCCCAAACCTCTATTCATGAGAATGATATTGCTGATTTTCGCAAGAAAAACCATCAACTTGAATCTGATGTCACTTCTTGTACAAACAAGATATCCGATCTTCAAAAAAGGAATGATAAACTTAGTTGGTGTGTGATACTTTACTCCTTTTGTCAACCTGTTTATTCATGTCTTTTGCTCCTATTATAATTATCTATTCCTGCAGAGATTTACAGCCTTACTGATGAGGCGACTTCTTTATTTCGCTCTATCCCTCCTCCTGTTGATGGTGATATTCTTCTAGAGTATCTTAATTCTTCTCTAAATAGATTTGCTGATAACAAGTTGAATACCCTTTCCTTGGAGGAGCTTAATGCGAAGTACCAATATCTTTATGTTCACCATAGGAGTGCCTTATCTAATAGTAACGATTTTAGACGTCGTTTTTTAGAAATTAAAGAGATAAATAAAGCTTTGCAAGATAGGATTAACACTCTTATCGCTGAGAAGGATCAAATTGATCTTAGCGGTGCGAAAACTTtagagaaattccaagagactgtTCATCAAGTTCAAGTGGAACAAGATCGAGCTTTAAGGGAGAGGGACGCACTTGTTGACGAGGAAACATGATTCGTTCTCGACTTCTCATACAAAGCGGTGTCGAATTTTATTGGGCTGCTAGAGTCTTAGATAATGCTATGAATGACTTAGATTTGAATGTTAGCCTTGAGTCAGATCATTCCTCtttgattaaagatattatttccaATAAATAAGGTCGTTCATTATGCCTTTCCATTTATTATTTCTTGATCAATTTTTTGTAAGTGATATTAACCTTCTTACTTTTCCTTTTCAGTGGTTGACAAAGAACTTCGCTGTCAAATTCAGGAGTTGGAATCAAAGATTGCCACTGATAAAGGTCTGGAGGTGAAGCTTATCGCACGTGATTCTAAATACCGCAGGCTAAAGAAATAATTTTCTACCACCGTCTCAAATAATAGCAAGGATGTTATTCGCGTTCGTGATGCAACAATTAAAAAGCTCTGTGCTGAGAATGGAATTCCTCTTTCAAAGTATAAGTTCACTGATATTCCTCCTAATGAAGAAACTTCTGATATCTATgatagtgaaagagaagatgaagaatatgagGAAATTGATGAAAAAGATAATGAATCTGAAGCTGATGGTTCTAAGACTGATGAGATTAACGAAGATAACACACGCAGGAAGTAATTTATTTGCTCTTGAAGATCTTTTTTATCTTGTCGCACTTGTAAAGATTTTATCAATTCCTCGTTCATCAAATATTAACTTCTGAAAACTGCTTCTTTAAGTTAATCTTTTTGGATATTTGGTACTCCTTTATTGTATATTCTCCTTGTTATATACATgtataaaaaaattcattttccaGCAAATGAGATTAACTTGGGATAACATCCTTTTAAATGTGCATGGTGACGCCCATTTATAAAGACAAATAAATTatgtgtaaatctatcatgtggggGAGAATAACACCCTTCTAAATGTTTGCATTCCCATATTTGCCTCTGGTATTCGACGACAGATGATTGAATGAATCTAATATGTAAGATTGTGATAAATGTACATATTCTTCTTGTGTCATAGTACGTCTTGTTATTATATATCAGGTTATATATCTTACGCACGTTAATATCATTTCTTCATCACTGTACCTTTTCGTCCTCTTACAAATTTACCTTTACTTTTTGCCTCAGCTATGTTCTTCGTGTTACCATGCGAAATTCTCTTGTTAGAAATTCTCTTTGTCTTATAACCGTGCGACTATATTcccaagttatattcatcctgcAAAACAATAATTATTAGCTTCTAtattatttttctcatgaggtcttatttagcCTTCCTAGTTAAAAGTCTTATTTTGCCTAGTATATGATATTGTTTCTGCGCGACGAAATCGTAGGACGCCCTTACGCTTTCGTGCAGTGACCCATTGATCTCTCATTCTCATCTTCTTggattattgcctcttcagggttTATTGTTgcgcaaatatgacaagtcttaatgcTCCCGTGAGTAAAATGTCTCATAATATTTGCGTCTTTTggcacaattcagctccctaatggagggtgtcgtccttatattcccccttcaaggagacgtacccctaccgggttagggtgggatCCTCCCATACAGTAATGAAACAATCAGTTTTTTTCGcggcctcttatccctccaccgatatggcttatggttacaagaccgcaccctaagtggggttttttcggaccgagtgcatcatagtcaagacttgtcaagagcggccaggtacgctccagacgcctcaGGCACCcctgactcaaccgtgtacctcggtgccttgatcgagtttctgcactccttaggagagaccatGTCACCTAAATATTTCGATTTAggcgcctctcctggatgggttTTTATTTcaacccaaatctccatgactcaagctccagggtcggtgtagctttcACTTGAGCCATGCTAACTAGCATCCGaattatgacgcgcgttaggtcttatttttgcctcttTCTTTATGAGAACTAGGGTGCATGCAACAATCAGATAGCTAGGTTCCCTGGTTGGAGTCTTTATTTTTGTTGCCTTCTACTAATATCTTATTACGAAgtcttatttgttcctttttcttATATAATATCATTATAATGAAAAAGATTTATTCAATTGCATTCTTATTTTTGGTTAATACAACTCTGACATCATCTTTTTCTTGACTGATAGCTTATTCATGGAAGACTGTTCCATCTAAGATAAGTTGCTTCTTTCGTTGTCTGTGCCTCTTTGAGTTCACTTATGCTATCAAATATATTGATGCGTATTCGTTCTATTTCTTCTGTCGTGTGAGAATTGCCACATGGACCATATTTCTTCAGGTACACTTGATTCCATAGTTCATTAGATGGATTCCCCTTCTCATTTATCAGCTCATACATTCCATTGTTAACGACTCCTTTGATCTTATATGGTCCTTCCCACATGTTTTCCGTGTTTCCTTTACACTAGTCCAGAAAGGGCTATTAATCACATTTTTAAGTGACAGATTAATATCGTGATTAGGATTTCACGAATAAATTTTGTCATAGGGCCCACCATTTAACATAAATAAACTGTTATTCTCAAACGTGATAAATTACTAGGTGCGTGATTTAATGATGAACCGTTAAGTCACGGAATAAATCCGACAgatattttaagttttaatacgcGCAGTACTAAAATTACATTGTGAGCCCCAGAAATGACTAGCCACGTATTATGCCATGTTTTTATGAGTCTGAAAATTGTTAGCCACTGGATTACTTGCCATAATTTTTTTCACCTAGTTCGGGAACGGTCCGATCCGACAAAGCCCAAAACTTCTGGCTTAAGTGGGAAATGGGCTATCGAGACGCACTATTTCTTATATCGATTATATCGACCCAAACTCTCTCTTTACTCTTTATTTATCTATTTCGTTTAACTCTCCTGAGCTAGAACCCTAGCTTTTGTTGCGTATCGGACATGGATTCAACTATGGAATCAGGGTTTTCCTTTATTTtgacaaatttttcttcttctattcaaAGGATTTTTCTTTATTCCTCTTTCCGAGATTAAGGTAAAGTCGATTTCTATTTCCCTTTGAATCTCATCATAGTTTTTTCAGATTATAACTGGTTTGATGTTTGAAAACAAAGGTTTAGGAGAACAATCTCAGTTTTTGTATGTTTTCCTTAGGTTACGCGAAATCCATTTGGATTGATTTGTTGGATTCATTCTCAACTTCAGGTATGATTTCATGCTTGTCTTTGTTTTTTCGTTTTATATTATAAAAATTGTTGTAGAAGAAGCTGAATCTGTTGTCTTTTTTGGTGGAAAAGATATATAATCTTGTTACTACGATTACATATGAACAAATAGTATCAATTTACAAAAAATATCATAGTTTTTGtttgtaatgattttttttttttacatctgAAATCATGGTTTTTATTGATTGTGGTTGGTTTAGTAAATCGAGCTAAAACTATGTGTCATGTTATGTTCATAGAGATAATATCCACTGATGTTCTTTATATCAATTGCATTTTGTGTAGTTGGATTTGGATAAAAGCAAGGATGGATTGATTGTATGAAAAACGTTAgtgttcttctttttgttctACATATTTGAATGTTACCATGGGATCCTTTTAGTATCTGATTGGTTTGATGTGCTTCTTTGTTGTATATTGACTCTTTTggttgtgttttttttcttttcgttttgGTAACAAGGTACTCCTTGCATTACGGATTGCATAGAAGGAGAAGTTAGGTCAGAAGTAATGAGTAGCTTTGAGGTTAGATGTTTATTTGAGAAGTTTAATTGTTTTTAAATGAGTTAGAATGTTTTATTTATAACTGGAGATAGTTCTTAAATTTCACAGTGTGTGAAATGTCATTTATCGTTTAATAGCATTGGAAAGGATCCTTGGTTTGAGAGACTCCCATGTACCCACAAAGGAACTTATGCCGATGATTTATGGTTGATAGAGTTATGTAATCTGGTATGAACCAATAACAGATTTTatcgattcgtgtttcctttatGATTCTAGTACTTACACAAACACAAGTGGCTTTCTGAATAGAGTAATTCATCTGAATCCTGTTCAAAAGCATATGATCTGGCGTTCATTTTTGAAACTATAATCTTTGAACCTAGTTCAGCTGTGCTAAAGATAGAGACAAGAGAATTTAAAGCTATCACTTTCTCTTAGGTTAAATCGCTTCTTCGGAATCACATTTCTCCTGATTTCTATGAAATGTATATAGATTTATCGGGTTCTTATGCATCAATTATGGCTAGCCTAGAAGAACTTCTTGTGTTGTTTTCAGTAATGTTGTTTATGTTAATATATGGGGTAACAGATATCAAATAACACATTAATAGTGGATATACTGATCTGTACTATTTTCATGAGATAGAGACTTAAAGTGGAGAATTCGCAAGGTATACCGGTACATTTTAATTTGCCTTGAAACTTTGTTTCTCTTTTTGTATCTtcgtttttattttaaaaaattgatTG
Coding sequences within:
- the LOC113274526 gene encoding cytochrome P450 71B36-like, with translation MEVLSTNFLLLLPFILLLPLYLLSTLRTRNNGNQYKPNFPPGPPKLPIVGNLHQIGKPNYQTLPHLSKIYGPVMLLQIGSVPTVVISSAKAAEQVMKTHDLHFCNRIQFAGRKRVTYDYLDMTFTHRGEYWREIRKICILELFSMKKVQSFKAVRAEEIDVLMDSISSSSNTSPVNVFEKSSSFTLKTICRVAFGCTASESRNIFDNGRLTKILYEVGMLNGYHASDYFPKVGWIIDRITGIHAKTEKCFHELDDFFQQIIGEHENPKRVKQEEDIIDVLLTIKKDQTSTIHLTDDHIKAIVLNIFLGGVDTSAVTVSWAMLEMVKNPKEMKKFQEEIRHYVGSKGKVEESDLDSFRYLKMVVKETLRLHPGGPFITRESNTHSKIDGYDIYPKTKVLINAWSIGRNPEYWKNPLEFLPERFKDSSIDFVGTQNFDYLPFGGGRRVCPAVNMGIVLTELILANVLYTFDWCLPKGSKMEDLNMKESPGTKYPLELLPIKHIYG